One Ficedula albicollis isolate OC2 unplaced genomic scaffold, FicAlb1.5 N02073, whole genome shotgun sequence genomic window, tgtcacccccagcccagccccgccTGCGGGGGGGTCGTTACCTCCCAGAGGCCGAGCAGGCGCCACGAGAAGGTCCCGGGCTCCAGGCGCAGCCCCGTCTCCTCGGCCAGCTCCCGCAGCCCTGCGGCCACCAGCTGGGCGTTGGGGGTCAGGGTCACCTGTGCCCCCGCGCTCACCTGGgcaccccctgccctccccacgGGGTCACCTCACCTCTTCTCCTGGCTCCAAGTGCCCACCTGCgtgaggggacaggggtcagggcaccccaaaacacctgtccccacctgaGTGAGGGGTCAGGGCACCCcagagctcctgtccccagtcctCGCGCTCACCTGGTGGCACCCAGACGTTGGGGAAGTGGCGCAGGGTGGTGGCTCGGCGGGTCAGCAGGACGCTGCCGCAGGGCGCCTCCAGCAGCACGGCCACCGCTGCGGCCACCCCCGGGTGTGCCCCCCGGTCACCCGGCTT contains:
- the NUDT17 gene encoding nucleoside diphosphate-linked moiety X motif 17, whose protein sequence is RPQCPRGCHGAVTAVSPWLSRCGDSGRGVPVAVAVSPQSVTGVFCPAHTDVALVSCGLERGHFLISDVPFPGSAATVLKRPPFCPAKLEGAKPGDRGAHPGVAAAVAVLLEAPCGSVLLTRRATTLRHFPNVWVPPGGHLEPGEELVAAGLRELAEETGLRLEPGTFSWRLLGLWEVTTPPQAGLGWG